The following proteins are co-located in the bacterium genome:
- a CDS encoding SDR family oxidoreductase, whose product MANVFVTGCSSGFGELAALAFARRGDHVTATMRTPAKGERLRAAAADAAGTLVVERCDVDDAASVGEAVAGALARGPIDVLVNNAGIECRSSIEDASDADVRRQFETNVFGTLRLIRAVLPGMRARGRGAIVNVSSVAGLVARPFGGLYSASKHALEGLSEALALEVAPFGIRVALVEPGQYATRLLDNAWTGAGFGPASPYWERSERFDRAMHKVVPEGRRADPQEVADLVVRVAHDPQAPLRTLAGRDAEMIAAAHRQLSFEDYVRAMRGTLDWWD is encoded by the coding sequence ATGGCCAACGTCTTCGTCACCGGGTGCAGCAGCGGCTTCGGCGAGCTCGCCGCGCTCGCCTTCGCGCGCCGCGGCGATCACGTCACCGCCACCATGCGCACGCCGGCGAAGGGCGAGCGCCTGCGCGCGGCGGCCGCGGACGCAGCGGGTACGCTGGTCGTCGAACGCTGCGACGTCGACGACGCGGCGTCGGTCGGCGAGGCCGTCGCCGGCGCGCTGGCGCGGGGGCCGATCGACGTCCTCGTCAACAACGCCGGCATCGAGTGCCGCTCGTCGATCGAGGACGCCTCCGACGCCGACGTGCGCCGGCAGTTCGAGACCAACGTCTTCGGCACCCTGCGCCTGATCCGCGCCGTGCTGCCGGGCATGCGGGCGCGGGGGCGGGGCGCGATCGTCAACGTCTCGTCGGTCGCCGGCCTCGTGGCGCGGCCGTTCGGCGGGCTCTACTCGGCGAGCAAGCACGCGCTCGAGGGGCTCTCCGAGGCGCTGGCGCTCGAGGTCGCGCCGTTCGGCATCCGCGTCGCGCTCGTCGAGCCGGGACAGTACGCGACGCGCCTCCTCGACAACGCCTGGACCGGGGCCGGGTTCGGACCGGCGTCGCCGTACTGGGAGCGCTCCGAGCGCTTCGACCGGGCGATGCACAAGGTCGTGCCCGAGGGCAGGAGGGCCGACCCGCAGGAGGTCGCCGACCTCGTGGTGCGCGTGGCCCACGACCCGCAGGCGCCGCTGCGCACGCTCGCGGGCCGCGACGCGGAGATGATCGCGGCCGCCCATCGCCAGCTGTCGTTCGAGGATTACGTCCGGGCGATGCGCGGCACGCTCGACTGGTGGGACTGA
- a CDS encoding metalloregulator ArsR/SmtB family transcription factor codes for MPSLAETLDLLHLFGDATRVRLAALLARHELTVAELTGVTELAQSRVSTHLGKLREAGVLRDRRQGASTFYALNDGAMPADVRRLWALVEGEVDDELLRSDAARAERLVRARDGAATWPDSVAGQMERHYSPGRTWEAMARGFLGLLTLGDVLDGGSGDGAVAQLLAPRARTVTCLDRSRRVLEAARARLRGAANVRFAHGAVEAMPLADAAFDQVLLFHVLASTREPGRVLAETARVLRPAGRVALVTLNAHRHLDATAPYGHVQPGFTPAALRALLAGAGLAVDACEVVARERRPPNFEVVTAFARKETA; via the coding sequence TTGCCTTCGCTGGCGGAAACGCTCGATCTTCTCCACCTCTTCGGTGACGCCACCCGCGTGCGCCTGGCGGCGCTCCTCGCCCGCCACGAGCTGACGGTCGCCGAGCTGACCGGGGTGACGGAGCTGGCGCAGAGCCGGGTCTCCACCCATCTCGGCAAGCTGCGCGAGGCCGGCGTGCTGCGCGATCGCCGGCAGGGCGCGTCCACCTTCTACGCCCTCAACGACGGCGCCATGCCCGCCGACGTGCGGCGCCTGTGGGCGCTCGTCGAGGGCGAGGTCGACGACGAGCTGCTGCGCTCCGACGCCGCCCGCGCCGAGCGCCTGGTGCGCGCGCGCGACGGTGCCGCAACCTGGCCGGACAGCGTCGCCGGGCAGATGGAGCGGCACTACTCGCCCGGCCGCACCTGGGAGGCGATGGCGCGCGGCTTCCTCGGCCTGCTGACGCTGGGCGACGTCCTCGACGGCGGCTCGGGCGACGGCGCCGTCGCGCAGCTGCTCGCACCGCGCGCGCGCACCGTCACCTGCCTCGACCGCAGCCGCCGCGTGCTCGAGGCCGCGCGCGCGCGGCTGCGCGGTGCCGCCAACGTGCGCTTCGCGCACGGCGCGGTCGAGGCGATGCCGCTCGCCGACGCCGCCTTCGACCAGGTGCTGCTGTTCCACGTCCTCGCCAGCACGCGCGAGCCCGGCCGCGTCCTCGCCGAGACGGCGCGGGTGCTGCGTCCCGCCGGCCGCGTCGCCCTCGTGACGCTGAACGCGCACCGGCATCTCGACGCGACCGCCCCCTACGGGCACGTCCAGCCGGGCTTCACGCCCGCCGCGCTGCGCGCGCTGCTCGCCGGCGCCGGCCTCGCCGTCGACGCCTGCGAGGTGGTCGCGCGCGAGCGCCGGCCCCCCAACTTCGAGGTCGTCACCGCGTTCGCGCGCAAGGAGACCGCATGA
- the metH gene encoding methionine synthase, producing MTTTDVARTLEGLLTRRILVLDGAMGTMIQRYRLGEADYRGTRFADHGRDLKGDNELLVLTRPDVIREIHDQYLDAGADLVETNTFSSNAISQADYALEPLCRELNVAAARLAREAADAATARTPERPRFVAGAIGPTNRTLSISPDVDDPTFRNVTFDQVREAYAEQVHGLLDGGVDLLLVETIFDTLNAKAALVAIEEVFAVRGVRLPIMISVTITDRSGRTLSGQTIDAFHTSIAHARPLLVGINCALGAQEMRPYLAELAAITPSFVSCYPNAGLPNAFGGYDETPDTTGALLREFAAANLINLVGGCCGTTPDHIRAIAEAVEGLPPRVRATPPALTRFSGLETLTLRPDGTFTMIGERTNVTGSARFAGLVKQSDWTGALTVALDQVRGGANLIDVNMDEGLLDSERAMTTFLNLVATEPEVARVPIVVDSSKWSVIEAGLKCIQGKPVVNSISLKEGEAEFLHKAMLVRRYGAGVVVMAFDETGQADTTPRRVAICQRAYRLLVEQAGFDPLDVIFDPNILAVGTGLEEHADYAKSFIEATRIIKATCPGAKVSGGVSNLSFAFRGNNAVREAMNAAFLYHAIAAGMDMGIVNAGQLAVYEDIPAELRELVEDVLWNRRSDATERLVAYADRVKGQGKKREQDLAWREAPVEKRLAYALVHGVVDFIEADAEEARLAYPKPLDVIEGPLMDGMKIVGDLFGAGKMFLPQVVKSARAMKRAVAWLEPFMEAEKAAAGGGRSAGKVLLATVKGDVHDIGKNIVGVVLGCNSYEVIDLGVMVPCEKILATAKEQQADIVGLSGLITPSLDEMVHVASEMERLGFELPLLIGGATTSREHTAVKVAPAYGRPTVHVLDASRAVHVVASLLDADKRAVLDAENRSEQARIRDVFAQKVARPLDPLAAARAAAPKLAWSPDVVARPQFLGRRVVDDVTLEQLVPYVDWRFFFTAWELPGKFPDVLDDPKYGEAARDLWTNAQAVLDRIVRERLLTVRGVYGFWPAARDGDDVVLFTDETRQTEQTRFHMLRQQASRGAAESHWSLADFVAPGASGLDDHVGAFAVTAGIGCDALAAAYEAARDDYQAIIVKALADRLAEAFAELLHERARRAWYAPDERLDVPALLHERFRGIRPAFGYPACPDHTEKTALFALLDAPAVGITLTDHFAMLPAASVSGIYLGHPEARYFPVGRIDRDQVADYARRKGMTVAEVERWLAPNLGYDPRGSGAAAA from the coding sequence ATGACCACGACCGACGTCGCCCGCACCCTCGAGGGGCTGCTCACCCGGCGCATCCTCGTCCTCGACGGCGCGATGGGCACGATGATCCAGCGCTACCGGCTGGGCGAGGCGGACTACCGGGGCACGCGCTTCGCGGACCACGGCCGCGACCTGAAGGGCGACAACGAGCTGCTCGTGCTGACGCGGCCCGACGTGATCCGCGAGATCCACGACCAGTACCTCGACGCCGGCGCCGATCTCGTCGAGACCAACACCTTCAGCAGCAACGCCATCTCCCAGGCCGACTATGCGCTCGAGCCGCTCTGCCGCGAGCTGAACGTCGCCGCCGCACGCCTCGCCCGCGAGGCCGCCGACGCCGCCACGGCGCGCACGCCCGAGCGGCCGCGCTTCGTCGCCGGCGCGATCGGCCCGACGAACCGTACGCTGTCGATCTCGCCCGACGTCGACGATCCGACCTTCCGCAACGTCACCTTCGACCAGGTGCGCGAGGCGTACGCCGAGCAGGTGCACGGCCTGCTCGACGGCGGCGTCGACCTGCTCCTCGTCGAGACCATCTTCGACACGCTGAACGCGAAGGCGGCGCTGGTCGCGATCGAGGAGGTCTTCGCCGTGCGCGGCGTCCGGCTGCCGATCATGATCTCGGTGACGATCACCGACCGCAGCGGCCGCACGCTGTCCGGCCAGACGATCGACGCGTTCCACACCTCGATCGCCCACGCCCGCCCGCTGCTGGTCGGCATCAACTGCGCGCTCGGGGCGCAGGAGATGCGACCGTATCTCGCCGAGCTCGCGGCGATCACGCCCTCGTTCGTCAGCTGCTACCCGAACGCCGGGCTGCCGAACGCCTTCGGCGGCTACGACGAGACGCCCGACACGACGGGCGCGCTGCTGCGCGAGTTCGCCGCGGCGAATCTGATCAACCTGGTCGGCGGCTGCTGCGGCACGACGCCCGACCACATCCGCGCCATCGCCGAAGCGGTCGAGGGCCTGCCGCCGCGGGTCCGCGCCACGCCGCCGGCGCTCACCCGATTCAGCGGCCTCGAGACGCTGACCCTGCGCCCCGACGGCACCTTCACCATGATCGGCGAGCGCACCAACGTCACCGGCTCGGCCAGGTTCGCCGGGCTGGTGAAGCAGAGCGACTGGACCGGCGCGCTCACCGTCGCGCTCGATCAGGTGCGCGGCGGCGCGAACCTGATCGACGTCAACATGGACGAGGGTCTCCTCGACTCCGAGCGCGCCATGACGACGTTCCTGAACCTGGTCGCCACCGAGCCGGAGGTGGCGCGCGTGCCGATCGTGGTCGACAGCTCGAAGTGGTCGGTCATCGAGGCCGGCCTGAAGTGCATCCAGGGCAAGCCGGTGGTGAACTCGATCAGCCTGAAGGAGGGCGAGGCCGAGTTCCTGCACAAGGCGATGCTGGTGCGGCGCTACGGCGCCGGCGTCGTGGTCATGGCCTTCGACGAGACCGGCCAGGCCGACACCACGCCGCGGCGGGTCGCGATCTGCCAGCGCGCCTACAGGCTCCTCGTCGAGCAGGCGGGCTTCGATCCGCTCGACGTCATCTTCGATCCGAACATCCTCGCCGTCGGCACGGGGCTCGAGGAGCACGCGGACTACGCCAAGAGCTTCATCGAGGCGACGCGGATCATCAAGGCGACCTGTCCCGGCGCGAAGGTGAGCGGCGGCGTCTCGAACCTGTCGTTCGCCTTCCGCGGCAACAACGCCGTGCGCGAGGCGATGAACGCGGCGTTCCTCTACCACGCCATCGCCGCGGGCATGGACATGGGCATCGTCAACGCCGGCCAGCTCGCCGTCTACGAGGACATTCCCGCCGAGCTGCGCGAGCTCGTCGAGGACGTGCTCTGGAACCGCCGGTCCGACGCCACCGAGCGGCTCGTCGCCTACGCCGACCGCGTGAAGGGGCAGGGGAAGAAGCGCGAGCAGGATCTCGCGTGGCGTGAGGCGCCGGTCGAGAAGCGGCTCGCGTACGCGCTCGTCCACGGCGTCGTCGACTTCATCGAGGCCGACGCGGAGGAGGCGCGGCTCGCGTACCCGAAGCCGCTCGACGTCATCGAGGGGCCGCTCATGGACGGCATGAAGATCGTCGGCGACCTCTTCGGCGCCGGCAAGATGTTCCTGCCGCAGGTCGTGAAGAGCGCGCGCGCGATGAAGCGGGCGGTCGCCTGGCTGGAGCCGTTCATGGAGGCCGAGAAGGCCGCGGCGGGCGGCGGGCGCAGCGCCGGCAAGGTGCTGCTCGCCACCGTGAAGGGCGACGTGCACGACATCGGCAAGAACATCGTGGGCGTCGTCCTCGGCTGCAACAGCTACGAGGTGATCGACCTCGGCGTCATGGTGCCGTGCGAGAAGATCCTCGCGACCGCGAAGGAGCAGCAGGCGGACATCGTCGGCCTCTCCGGCCTCATCACCCCGTCGCTCGACGAGATGGTGCACGTCGCGAGCGAGATGGAACGCCTCGGCTTCGAGCTGCCGCTCTTGATCGGCGGCGCGACGACGAGCCGCGAGCACACGGCGGTGAAGGTCGCCCCGGCCTACGGGCGGCCGACGGTGCACGTGCTCGACGCCTCGCGCGCGGTGCACGTCGTGGCGAGCCTCCTCGATGCCGACAAGCGCGCCGTGCTGGACGCCGAGAACCGCAGCGAGCAGGCCCGCATCCGCGACGTCTTCGCGCAGAAGGTGGCGCGGCCGCTCGACCCGCTGGCGGCCGCGCGTGCCGCGGCGCCGAAGCTTGCCTGGAGCCCGGACGTCGTCGCGCGCCCGCAGTTCCTCGGCCGCCGCGTGGTCGACGACGTGACGCTGGAGCAGCTCGTCCCGTACGTCGACTGGCGTTTCTTCTTCACCGCCTGGGAGCTGCCCGGGAAGTTCCCCGACGTCCTCGACGACCCGAAGTACGGCGAGGCGGCCCGCGATCTGTGGACCAACGCCCAGGCGGTGCTGGACCGCATCGTGCGCGAGCGGCTGCTCACGGTGCGCGGCGTCTACGGCTTCTGGCCCGCGGCGCGCGACGGCGACGACGTCGTCCTCTTCACCGACGAGACCCGCCAGACGGAGCAGACGCGCTTCCACATGCTCCGCCAGCAGGCGAGCCGCGGCGCGGCGGAGTCGCACTGGTCGCTCGCCGATTTCGTCGCGCCGGGGGCGAGCGGGCTCGACGACCACGTCGGCGCGTTCGCCGTCACGGCCGGCATCGGCTGCGACGCGCTCGCCGCCGCCTACGAGGCGGCGCGCGACGACTACCAGGCGATCATCGTGAAGGCCCTGGCCGACCGCCTGGCCGAGGCCTTCGCCGAGCTGCTGCACGAGCGCGCACGCCGGGCCTGGTACGCCCCCGACGAGCGGCTCGACGTGCCGGCGCTGCTGCACGAGCGCTTCCGCGGCATCCGTCCGGCCTTCGGCTACCCGGCCTGCCCGGACCACACGGAGAAGACGGCGCTCTTCGCGCTGCTCGACGCGCCGGCGGTCGGCATCACGCTCACCGACCACTTCGCCATGCTGCCGGCGGCGAGCGTCAGCGGCATCTACCTCGGCCATCCCGAGGCGCGGTACTTCCCCGTCGGCCGCATCGACCGCGATCAGGTCGCCGACTACGCCCGCCGCAAGGGTATGACCGTCGCCGAGGTCGAGCGCTGGCTGGCGCCGAACCTCGGCTACGATCCGCGGGGGTCGGGCGCCGCCGCGGCGTGA
- a CDS encoding sulfotransferase, with translation MLDGQTTAGAHLVGASIPRSGHHFLVDLLTALLGDGIRYCEFYAEAGCCRRIPCAVPTAGAIRFQKHHDLALDLPTDVPGVLYVVQTRDPVMSTLSDREHLARFEGEARAADRDESVLWLGRKASYYQRFVEKWVHRPPAAHLHLPYDDLVADPAAALRQLTAACGVEVDDARLAAAVGAVAGHRAAPAEEAPERFTRRRRTDSPYLDAELLAAFESLLCEHLPELRPGRLLADVDHRRSPVTPVYEAEQACAAGDLLGALGHLDAARALEPRNRYLLGARADLLARLGRLDEAIAAATSAAELEPGDALALRRVSNLHVRRTMADLVGARAVAERLVALRPDDAGDRVHLASICMRLGDRDAAVGHARRALSAGARDAFVWRYASEVLATFGQLEAALAAVQGGIERSPFVGEFHHHAANLLTGLGRPGEAAAAHRRALELEPDQPHWHWKYVEDLLRAGATAEAEGALADALARFPADRRLVAQRARL, from the coding sequence ATGCTCGACGGCCAGACGACCGCCGGCGCCCATCTCGTGGGCGCGTCGATCCCGCGCTCGGGGCATCATTTCCTCGTCGACCTGCTGACGGCGCTGCTGGGCGACGGCATCCGCTACTGCGAGTTCTACGCCGAGGCCGGCTGCTGCCGGCGAATCCCGTGCGCCGTGCCGACGGCGGGGGCGATCCGCTTCCAGAAGCACCACGACCTCGCGCTCGACCTGCCGACCGACGTCCCGGGCGTGCTCTACGTCGTGCAGACGCGGGATCCGGTGATGAGCACGCTCTCCGACCGCGAGCACCTCGCCCGCTTCGAGGGCGAGGCGCGTGCCGCCGATCGCGACGAGTCGGTGCTGTGGCTCGGTCGCAAGGCGTCCTACTACCAACGCTTCGTCGAGAAGTGGGTGCACCGGCCACCGGCGGCGCACCTGCACCTGCCGTACGACGACCTGGTCGCCGATCCCGCGGCGGCGTTGCGGCAGCTCACCGCCGCTTGCGGCGTCGAGGTCGACGACGCGCGCCTCGCGGCCGCCGTCGGCGCGGTCGCCGGCCATCGCGCCGCGCCGGCCGAGGAGGCGCCCGAGCGCTTCACCCGTCGCCGGCGCACCGACAGCCCGTATCTCGACGCCGAGCTGCTCGCGGCGTTCGAGTCCCTGCTCTGCGAGCATCTGCCGGAGCTGCGGCCCGGCCGCCTCCTCGCCGACGTCGACCATCGCCGCAGCCCGGTGACGCCGGTCTACGAGGCCGAGCAGGCCTGCGCCGCCGGCGATCTCCTCGGCGCGCTCGGACACCTCGACGCGGCCCGCGCCCTCGAGCCCCGCAACCGCTATCTTCTCGGCGCCCGCGCCGACCTCCTCGCGCGGCTGGGGCGCCTCGACGAGGCGATCGCCGCCGCCACCTCCGCGGCGGAGCTGGAGCCCGGCGACGCCCTCGCGTTGCGCCGGGTGAGCAACCTCCACGTCCGCCGCACGATGGCCGACCTCGTAGGCGCCCGCGCCGTCGCCGAGCGGCTGGTCGCCCTGCGTCCCGACGACGCGGGCGATCGCGTTCACCTGGCGTCGATCTGCATGCGGCTGGGCGATCGTGACGCGGCCGTGGGGCACGCGCGGCGGGCGCTGTCGGCCGGCGCGCGCGACGCCTTCGTCTGGCGGTACGCGAGCGAGGTGCTTGCGACCTTCGGGCAGCTCGAGGCCGCCTTGGCGGCCGTGCAGGGCGGCATCGAGCGTTCTCCCTTCGTCGGCGAGTTCCACCACCACGCGGCCAATCTCCTCACCGGCCTCGGGCGTCCCGGCGAGGCCGCCGCCGCGCATCGACGCGCGCTCGAGCTCGAGCCCGACCAGCCGCACTGGCACTGGAAGTACGTCGAGGACCTCCTCCGCGCCGGGGCCACGGCCGAGGCCGAGGGCGCGCTCGCCGATGCGCTCGCGCGCTTCCCCGCCGATCGGCGGCTCGTCGCGCAGCGGGCACGCCTCTGA
- a CDS encoding YihY/virulence factor BrkB family protein — translation MSATASSWHALRQRVRRPGQLLNALRTRISDDRIATLAAALSYYFFFALFPFLLFLLSLVTMLPGVGGIEDWLLEQAAQFVPDTAFGMLETTIRGILAQPRSGLLSLGAGLALWSASAALAGVADALNVAYGVEETRPWWRVRLRALWLTVALSFFMILAFVLAVGSTPLARWVAGYLGPLGGVGLLAANWLVVIAAVTLVVATIYDACPDVELPWRWFSPGSVLFTLGFGATSLAFSTYVSRFGSYDRTYGSLGAVIILLLWMYLLALFLLLGGELNALLDRDEGVGATPPPRPADEGTAPPSDANPPLRPAGDDAPA, via the coding sequence GTGTCGGCCACGGCCAGCTCCTGGCATGCGCTTCGCCAGCGGGTGCGCCGGCCGGGGCAGCTCCTCAACGCCCTGCGCACGCGCATCTCCGACGATCGCATCGCGACCCTCGCGGCGGCGCTGTCGTACTACTTCTTCTTCGCGCTGTTCCCGTTCCTGCTCTTCCTGCTGTCGCTCGTCACGATGCTGCCGGGCGTGGGCGGGATCGAGGACTGGCTGCTCGAGCAGGCGGCGCAGTTCGTCCCGGATACCGCGTTCGGGATGCTCGAGACCACCATTCGGGGCATCCTGGCGCAGCCGCGTAGCGGGCTGCTGTCGCTCGGCGCGGGCCTGGCGCTGTGGAGCGCGTCGGCGGCGCTCGCCGGCGTCGCCGACGCGCTGAACGTCGCCTACGGCGTCGAGGAGACGCGGCCGTGGTGGCGGGTGCGCCTGCGCGCGCTCTGGCTCACGGTGGCGCTGTCGTTCTTCATGATCCTCGCCTTCGTGCTCGCCGTCGGCAGCACGCCGCTCGCGCGCTGGGTGGCCGGCTACCTCGGCCCCCTCGGCGGCGTCGGCCTGCTGGCGGCCAACTGGCTCGTCGTGATCGCCGCCGTGACGCTCGTCGTGGCCACCATCTACGACGCCTGCCCGGACGTCGAGCTGCCCTGGCGCTGGTTCTCGCCCGGCTCGGTGCTGTTCACGCTCGGCTTCGGGGCGACCTCGCTGGCGTTCTCGACGTACGTGTCGCGCTTCGGCTCGTACGACCGGACCTACGGGTCGCTCGGCGCGGTGATCATCCTGCTGCTGTGGATGTATCTCCTCGCGCTGTTCCTGCTGCTCGGCGGCGAGCTGAACGCGCTCCTCGATCGCGACGAGGGCGTCGGCGCGACGCCGCCGCCGCGGCCCGCGGACGAGGGGACGGCACCGCCGTCCGACGCGAACCCGCCGCTGCGTCCCGCGGGCGACGACGCTCCGGCCTGA